Proteins encoded in a region of the Methylosinus trichosporium OB3b genome:
- the fabD gene encoding ACP S-malonyltransferase, which produces MARAFVFPGQGSQAIGMGKALGEAFAEARAVFAEVDDALGASLSRVMFEGPEAELTLTANAQPALMAVSLAAIRVLEAQAGLDLSRDAAFVAGHSLGEYSALAAAGALSLADTARLLRLRGEAMQAAVPVGAGAMAALLGVEMAAAREIAAEAEQGSVCQVANDNGGGQIVVSGAKAAVERAIEIAKGRGVKRAVALPVSAPFHCALMQPAAEAMRAALATTTIHAPRVAVVANVTASPVMQPEEIRRLLVEQVTGTVRWRECVAYMAEQGTGKFVECGAGKVLTGLLKRIAPQAAGISVGAPADLDAYRSFF; this is translated from the coding sequence ATGGCGAGGGCTTTTGTTTTTCCGGGTCAGGGGTCGCAGGCGATCGGCATGGGCAAGGCGCTCGGCGAGGCTTTCGCGGAGGCGCGCGCCGTCTTCGCCGAGGTCGACGACGCGCTCGGCGCATCGCTCTCGCGCGTGATGTTCGAGGGCCCGGAGGCCGAGCTGACGCTGACCGCCAATGCTCAGCCGGCGCTGATGGCCGTGTCGCTCGCCGCCATCCGCGTGCTCGAGGCGCAGGCCGGGCTCGATCTTTCCCGAGACGCTGCTTTCGTCGCCGGTCATTCGCTCGGCGAATATTCGGCGCTCGCGGCCGCTGGCGCGCTCTCGCTCGCCGATACGGCGCGGCTGCTGCGGCTGCGCGGCGAGGCGATGCAGGCGGCGGTTCCGGTCGGCGCCGGCGCGATGGCGGCTCTCCTCGGCGTCGAGATGGCGGCGGCGCGCGAGATCGCCGCGGAGGCGGAGCAGGGCTCCGTCTGTCAGGTGGCCAATGACAATGGCGGCGGCCAGATCGTCGTCTCCGGCGCGAAGGCGGCGGTGGAGCGGGCGATCGAGATCGCCAAGGGGCGCGGCGTCAAGCGCGCCGTCGCGCTGCCGGTGTCCGCCCCCTTCCATTGCGCGCTGATGCAGCCGGCGGCCGAGGCCATGCGGGCCGCGCTGGCGACGACGACCATTCATGCGCCGCGCGTCGCGGTCGTGGCCAATGTCACGGCGAGCCCGGTGATGCAGCCGGAGGAGATCCGCCGGCTGCTCGTGGAGCAGGTGACGGGAACGGTGCGCTGGCGCGAATGCGTCGCCTATATGGCGGAGCAGGGGACGGGCAAATTCGTCGAATGCGGCGCCGGCAAGGTGCTGACCGGGCTGTTGAAGCGCATCGCGCCGCAGGCGGCGGGGATCAGCGTCGGCGCGCCGGCCGATCTCGACGCCTATCGCAGCTTTTTCTAG
- a CDS encoding outer membrane protein yields the protein MNIKFSALAVAAALVAGSAAAADLPSRKEAPVFVPPPVFSWTGPYVGLNLGGSWITRNNDWNNWGGWGWNNNNSGSNGGVSGGLQIGYNYQLSPMFVVGLETDFQGTSIGGGNNNNNWWGYGGVGWSNWWNNNNNERVPWFGTVRGRLGVALLDSRLLIYGTGGFGYGEVNRNDLFSWWGGNNGQLRTGWTAGGGIEWAFLPNWSAKIEYLYTELDNNNNNNNGAWLLAALPGYNPAVVGLGAWAWNNRHRTQINTVRAGVNYHFNLFTPAPVVARY from the coding sequence ATGAATATCAAGTTTTCCGCCCTCGCGGTCGCCGCAGCGCTGGTTGCCGGCTCGGCCGCCGCCGCCGATCTGCCGTCCCGCAAGGAGGCGCCGGTGTTTGTTCCGCCGCCGGTCTTCTCCTGGACCGGTCCCTATGTCGGCCTCAATCTCGGCGGCAGCTGGATCACCCGCAACAACGACTGGAACAATTGGGGCGGTTGGGGTTGGAACAACAACAACAGCGGCTCGAACGGCGGCGTCTCGGGCGGCCTGCAGATCGGCTATAATTATCAGCTGAGCCCGATGTTCGTCGTCGGCCTGGAGACCGATTTCCAGGGCACGAGCATCGGCGGCGGCAACAACAACAATAATTGGTGGGGCTATGGCGGCGTGGGCTGGAGCAACTGGTGGAACAACAACAATAACGAGCGCGTGCCGTGGTTCGGCACCGTCCGCGGCCGCCTCGGCGTCGCTCTGCTCGACTCCCGCCTGCTGATCTACGGCACCGGCGGCTTCGGCTATGGCGAGGTGAATCGCAACGACCTGTTCAGCTGGTGGGGCGGCAACAACGGCCAGCTCCGCACCGGCTGGACCGCGGGCGGCGGCATCGAATGGGCCTTCCTCCCCAACTGGTCGGCGAAGATCGAATATCTCTACACGGAACTCGACAATAACAATAACAACAACAACGGCGCTTGGCTGCTGGCGGCCCTTCCCGGATATAATCCGGCCGTGGTCGGACTGGGCGCCTGGGCCTGGAACAATCGTCACCGCACCCAGATCAACACGGTGCGCGCCGGCGTGAACTATCACTTCAACCTGTTCACGCCCGCTCCGGTCGTCGCCCGCTACTGA
- the fabG gene encoding 3-oxoacyl-[acyl-carrier-protein] reductase → MFDLTGKTALVTGASGGIGSDIARALHSRGAAVALSGTRREALEALVGELGERAHALPCDLADKAQTEALVPAAEKALGGLDILVNNAGMTRDMLFMRLKDEDWEAVLNVNLTSAFRLSRAALRGMMRKRHGRIIGITSIVGVTGNPGQGNYAASKAGMIGMTKSLAAEVASRGITVNCVAPGFIATPMTDALNDAQKEAILRAVPAGRLGAGADVAGAVVYLASEEAAYVTGQTLHVNGGMAMI, encoded by the coding sequence ATGTTCGATCTGACCGGCAAGACGGCTCTGGTGACCGGCGCGAGCGGCGGCATCGGCAGCGACATCGCACGCGCCCTGCATTCGCGCGGCGCGGCCGTCGCGCTCTCGGGCACGCGCCGCGAGGCGCTGGAGGCGCTGGTCGGCGAGCTCGGCGAGCGCGCCCATGCGCTGCCTTGCGATCTCGCCGACAAGGCGCAGACCGAGGCGCTGGTCCCCGCGGCCGAGAAGGCGCTCGGCGGCCTCGACATCCTCGTCAACAACGCCGGCATGACCCGCGACATGCTGTTCATGCGGCTCAAGGACGAGGATTGGGAGGCGGTGCTCAACGTCAACCTCACCTCGGCCTTCCGGCTGTCGCGGGCGGCGCTGCGGGGGATGATGCGCAAGCGCCACGGCCGAATCATCGGCATCACCTCGATCGTCGGCGTGACCGGCAATCCGGGACAGGGCAATTACGCGGCTTCCAAGGCCGGCATGATCGGCATGACCAAATCGCTGGCGGCCGAGGTCGCCTCGCGCGGCATCACGGTCAATTGCGTCGCTCCGGGCTTCATCGCGACGCCGATGACGGATGCGCTGAACGACGCGCAAAAGGAGGCGATCCTGCGCGCCGTGCCGGCCGGGCGGCTCGGAGCCGGCGCGGACGTGGCCGGCGCCGTCGTCTATCTGGCGAGTGAGGAGGCGGCCTATGTCACCGGCCAGACTCTCCATGTGAACGGCGGAATGGCGATGATCTGA
- a CDS encoding acyl carrier protein has product MSDVAERVKKIVVEHLGVEPDKVIDKANFIDDLGADSLDTVELVMAFEEEFGVEIPDDAAETILTVGDAVAFLEKAKAA; this is encoded by the coding sequence ATGAGCGATGTCGCCGAGCGCGTTAAGAAGATCGTTGTCGAACATCTCGGCGTCGAGCCCGACAAGGTGATCGACAAGGCGAATTTCATCGATGATCTCGGAGCCGACTCGCTCGACACGGTCGAGCTGGTCATGGCCTTCGAGGAGGAGTTCGGCGTCGAGATTCCCGACGACGCGGCCGAGACGATTCTCACGGTCGGCGACGCTGTCGCCTTCCTGGAAAAAGCCAAGGCCGCCTGA